AGAATGCGCAGAATTATGAAAGCATAGTTCTGCGTTTTTTTTTGGCGTTTGTACGCGCCGAAGGGTAAATGCGAGGAGGTAACAGGTAGATGGCACCCGTGGGCTTGGTAAAGTGGTTCGACAACAAAAAAGGGTTCGGGTTCATTAAACGCGAGGAAGGCGACGACGTCTTTGTCCACTACACCGCGATTAAAGGCGCGGGTTTTAAAACCCTCCAGCAGGACGAAAAGGTAACGTTCGATATTATCGAAGGCCCCAAGGGTCTGCAAGCCTCAAACGTCTTGAAAGCCGAATAAAACCCTGCCCTGGTAGAACCCACGGCCATTGAGGGAGTAGGAGAACCTCCAGTTCCTGAAGGTAAAGGAGTGCCTTCCGGTTTCCTTTAGCGGATGGAGACGCTGGCCTTCTTCACGCCGGTCGCAATTGGTGTGGACCGCCTGAAGGCGTAGTCCCTGAACTTACTTGCAGATGCCCCAGAAGCGTCTTGCGCACCAATAAAAATCGGGTTTCTCCCAAGAATACCTTCATCGGCTTCCCGCTATTACCCGACGCCAATTTACAACCTTATTATCTCAGCCTGAGGCATCTTGTGCGGATGCAGCTCCAAAAGAGCCACCGACGCAGACAATCCCAGCATCGCCCGGGCCGACCCCGGATTCAAGCTGAGCATCGTGTCGATCCACCTGTTTTCAACTCGGTGCGTGTGCCCCCAGATGAAAACATCGGGACGCTTCGGCCCGCATCGGGCCTCGAACAACTTCGGACTGCGCAATAGCATCCCGCCATTGTGAGTCATGAAAATGTCCACTCCCGCCAACACTACGCGCTGATCCTGCGGGTAGCGCGCGGCAATCTCCGGCGAGTCCATGTTTCCGCAAACGGCAATGACGGGAGCGATCGCGCTCAGCTCGATAATGATGTCCATCGAGACGATGTCGCCGGCATGCATTATTTGATCGACACCCGCAAAGACGTCGAAAATTTTTGGGCTGAGGTGATTATGAGTATCGGACAACACTCCGATTCGCATCGATTTGGTTTCTTACAAGGCGATTCTCTTCAGCAACTCTTGTTTGATTTCCGAAATCTTATGCCGCTCCTGCACCATCGAATCGCGCTCCCGCAACGTTACCGTCTCGTCCTCAAGCGTCTGAGAGTCAACCGTGATGCCGAACGGCGTCCCCGCCTCGTCCTGCCTCCTGTAGCGCCGCCCGATCGATCCGCCTGCATCAAAGAATATCTTGAGATGAGGACGCAGTTCGTCCGCAATTTTCTTCGCCAGTTCCGGCATGCCGTCCCGGTTCACCAGAGGCAGGATCGCCG
Above is a genomic segment from Candidatus Abyssobacteria bacterium SURF_5 containing:
- a CDS encoding metallophosphoesterase translates to MRIGVLSDTHNHLSPKIFDVFAGVDQIMHAGDIVSMDIIIELSAIAPVIAVCGNMDSPEIAARYPQDQRVVLAGVDIFMTHNGGMLLRSPKLFEARCGPKRPDVFIWGHTHRVENRWIDTMLSLNPGSARAMLGLSASVALLELHPHKMPQAEIIRL
- a CDS encoding cold-shock protein, whose amino-acid sequence is MAPVGLVKWFDNKKGFGFIKREEGDDVFVHYTAIKGAGFKTLQQDEKVTFDIIEGPKGLQASNVLKAE